GATGGTTTTAAAAATTCCCTTTTATACCTGATTGAAAACCCGGACGAGTGTAACAAAATGCGCAAAAAGGCATACGATTTTGGCAGAAAAATGACCTGGAAAAACATAGGTAAAGAGTATAACACCGTTTTTGCCAAGGCTTTGAAGAATTACAACACCTATCCCAGAATACAGAACAGATTTAACTTCCTTCCAGACCATCCTCCAGAGGTTAAGCTTGATTACCTTAAACTGCTGACAGACGATGTGGGCATTATACAGCACAGCAATCTGGGTGTACCTGCCAGGCATCACGGGTACAGTACGGATGATGTGGGCAGAGGGCTTGTTGCACTGACCCAGCTCATAGATAGTCAGGAAAAAGCCGAAGAGCTCTGGAAATTAATTACCACATACATGAGCTTCCTTGAGCACGCCCAGACAGAAACAGGGCACTTTCATAACTTTATGAATTATAAAAGGGAATTTCTGGATAAGGAGGGAAGTGAAGATACTCTGGGGCGTGCGGTTTACGGGCTTGGACACGTGGTAAGCTGCCCGTATATTTCAAAAAATATACGCACACTTGCACACACACTCATCAGCAAGTCAAAGCCGCATATGGAGAAACTGAACTATCCCCGGGCAAAAGCCTACATCATGTGCGGGCTTTATGAGATGCTCAGAGCAGGAGTGGATGCAGACGAATTTGAATCTACTTTCGTTTCCCGCAGGGACGCTGTCAAATCCATAAATGCCCTTGTGGACAGGGACACCTTTGAATCCATATTTACCATCCATGCAGACTCCCTGGTTGAGCTTTACGAGAGCAATCATAAAGAGGGCTGGAACTGGTTTGAACCCACGATCACATACAGCAATGCGAAACTCAGTGAGTCCCTTATACTGGCATACAACTACACCAAAAATCGGACTTACAGAAAAGTCGGACTTGCTACCCTGGACTTCCTCACCGAGATACAGTGGAAAGGCGACTTTTTCGATATTGTTGGGAATCAGGGCTGGTATTCCTGCAATGGTGAAAAACCGATTTTTGACCAGCAGCCAATAGAAGCCGGCTACCTTACTCAGGCTTACATTTCAGCTTATGAGACTATCCGGGAAAGAAAATACCTGGAGCTTGCACGGTACTCCTTTGAGTTTTTCCTGGGCAGGAACCGCCTGAGAACGCCCATGTATGACTCTTCTACAGGTTCGGTTTGCGATGGGCTCAACTGCGACGGGATGAACTGCAACCAGGGTGCGGAATCCGTAATCTGTTATCTCGTGGCTTTAAACTCATTAAACAGGCATTCAGACAAAGCTTACGGCACACTATTCCAGCAGGCAGCAAGTGAAGAAGTTATGCCTAAAAGAAAGAGCCTGCTTTCAGTTAATCAGGCGGAGTGAATAATATGGCAATCTGGAAAGACCACGGAGAGCTGTTTGTAAGATATAAAAGAAATCCTATACTGACAGTTGAGGACTGGCCTTATCAGGCTAATTCTGTTTTTAACCCTGCAGCCGTAATAGTAGACGGTAAGACACTATTGCTGGTTCGGGTCGAAGACCACAGGGGATTTTCTCACTTTACTATTGCCAGGAGCGACAATGGGATAGACGGATGGGTGATTGATCCCGAGCCGACCTTTGCTCCTGACCCTGTAAACTACCCTGAAGAAATATACGGCATTGAAGACCCGCGTATAACCTACATAGATGAAATAGGAAAATGGGCTGTGGCATATACGGCCTTTTCGGATTCCGGTCCATTAACAGCTCTCGCCTTTACTGAAGATTTCAAGACTTTTGAAAGGATAGGACCTACCCTGCCTCCTGAGAATAAAGACGCTGCTATCTTTCCTGTAAAATTTAAAGATAGATGGGCAATGCTGCACAGGCCTGTGTCCAATATTGCAGGGGCAAAAGCAAATATCTGGATCTCGTTTTCCCCTGATATGAAATACTGGGGAGAACACGAGGTTCTTCTTTACGCCCGGGACGGAGGGTGGTGGGACGCACGCAAAATAGGTTTATCACCTCAGCCAATCCGCGTATCTGACGGATGGCTAATTATGTATCACGGTGTACGCCAGACAACATCCAAAGCAAGTTATCGGCTTGGAATGGCTCTCCTTGATCCTGATGACCCCAGGAAAGTGCTCCACAGGTCAGAGGGCTGGATTTTCGGTCCACGTGAACTATATGAACGCAGCGGAGATGTCAATGATGTTGTTTTCCCCTGCGGATGGGTTCTTTTTGATGATGAGATCCGCATTTATTACGGGAGTGCAGACACATCCGTATCCCTTGCAACCGCAAAAGTCAGTGATGTTCTGAAGTACATCCATGAATGTCCTGAGGAGCAGTGTCCGGATGAATACTGTAGATTTTTTGAGGGCCACAAACAGGTTACTCCCAGATAAAATTGTGGGAATAAGAAATATAACCAAACATAAAGAAGGGGATAGTTATCAGAATTGCCATGTTATCTCCGATTGCCTGGAGTACACCGCCTAAAAAGTACGGTCCTTGGGAGGCAATGGTGTCCCTATTGACCGAAGGACTGGTAAAACGGGGTATTGACGTTACGCTTTTTGCAACAGCCGACTCTCACACTTCAGGCAAGCTTCATGCAGTGTGCCCAAGACCATACGAAGAAGATAAAAACATCCATGTGAAAGTGTACGAGTGCCTGCACATTTCTGAGGTTTTTGAGAGGGCAGATGAATTTGATATAATCCATAATCATTTTGATTACCTGCCTCTTACCTACAGCAGGCTTGTAGACACGCCTGTTGTAACAACCGTACACGGCATTTCTTCGAGAAGAATTCTTCCGGTCTATAAAAAATACAACAACAGCACCTTTTATGTCTCCATAAGTGACGCCTACAGGTGCGATGAGCTGGAATATATAGCAACAGTCCATCACGGAATAGATACCGGGAGTTTTCCTTTTAATGAGAGTCCCGAAGATTACCTTCTTTATATATCCCGTATTCACAGGGATAAAGGCACGAAAGAAGCGATAGAAGTTGCAAAAAGGACAGGAATGAGACTGAAGATAGCCGGCTTTATTGCTGACCCTGAGTATTTCGAAAATGAAGTCGCACCCCATATAGACAGCGAGCAGATCATTTACGAGGGGCACGTATCTCATCAACATAAAAAGGACCTCCTCTCACATGCCCGGGCTCTCCTGCATATGATCAATTATGAAGAGGCTTTCGGGCTCGGTGTGGTTGAAGCCCTTACCTGCGGAACGCCTGTAATTGCAATAAACAAAGGTGCAATGCCTGAACTGATTATTGATGGAGAAACAGGGTTTCTCGTAAACGGAGTTGAGGAAGCTGTAGACGCTGTACAGAAGCTCGGTTCCATATCCCGAAAAAAGTGCAGGGAAAGCGTGGAAATACGGTTCTCTGTTGAGAGGATGGTTGAAGACTACATTAAAGTATATGAAACGATTCTGGAAAAATACAGACGCGAGGAGAAAAGGCCCTGGGGTTTTTATGAGATCCTTACCGAAAAACCGGGGTATAAAGTAAAGCGCATAACCGTCCTTCCTCAGGAAGAAATCTCTCTCCAGCGCCATGCCCACAGGCAGGAACACTGGTATATTGTCAGCGGAGAAGGTCTTGTAACTAAAAATACTGACCAGATAAGAGTTTTCTCAGGAGATTCTGTCGATCTTGGAGTAAAAGAAATACACCGCGTAAAAAACACAGGCGGTCAAAACCTTGTATTCATCGAGATTGCACAGGGGGATTACCTGGGAGAAGATGACATAGAAAGGTTTGAGGACAAATACGGAAGAGCGTGATTTTATCCTGCGCAGGGAGACAGCTGGAAAGGTACCTGCCTTGGATCCGGGAGCAGATACAGTTATTCCAGATCAATACCTGTTCTTTTTTGGCGGTAAAAATATCCTTCGAGTTCAGTGTTTAGTCTTTAGTTCAGTGTTTAGTCTTTAGTTCAGTGTTTAGTCTTTATTCCTTCATGTTTTGGATATTCAGGTTTTCAGGAAGGACATTCAGAACCTTCATATGCCCGTCTGACCTGAGCTGCAATATCCTCTCCCAGCCTTTCAGATACGTTTCCTACAAAAAGGACAAAATAATCAGGGGGGATACATCCCAGGCTTTCTTCTCCTGAGAGGATAAGCCTGATAAGGTATTCAAGGTCATACCTTGAGAGCAATTTGATCCTTCTCAAAAAATCGTCTGCATCCTTTGAGAAGTGGTTTGCCACAGGTGGAAGGATAGAACGGTAATTAACACCTGACCCTGAACAGAGGTACCCTTCACACTCAGGTGCAAGCGTCTTCAATACTCCAATATCCGTTTCTGAAAGTATTCTTGCCATGTAATCGCTCACAATATATGTAAGTGGTTAAGTCCGATTTAGAGTTATTTCTGAACAAAAGATGATTCATGCTTCTGCTATTTAATTCATGGGGCTGCAGAACTTAATATTTTCAGGAGTTTCTTAATTCTCATAACAGGATATACATGTATCCCTTCAGGATATGCATGTACCCTCTCTTGCAGGCTTCACAGAAAGAAAGAGAAAATGTTAAAGAAGAAAGCTCCCGAAACACAACTCCGGGAGAGTCGGGTCTCAGGTAGGACTCGGGCAGGATTACAGCTCAAGTCTCATAAGGTCTTCTGCAAGGATAATCTCGCCATCTCCATAACCTTTCAGGCGGTGCACTGCTTCTCTTTCATGTCCTCTCATCTCGGGATAGAAATGCGTCAGGCAGATGCTTCCGATCTCCATGTTGTATTCCTCAAGCATTTCGGCCAGCGTGACTGGAGTAGTATGATTTGTTACTTTTGTGCCCGCGGGAAAGGAGCACTCGTGAATAAGTAGGTCGGTTTCAACTGCGAGGTCCATTACATCCCTGCAGGGCTCGGTGTCGCCAGAGTAAACAAATTCTCCGTCTTCTGCTGTCACGCGGTATGCCAGAGTCGGGACACTGTGGGCAGCGGCTGCACAGGTTATTTCACAGTCAAACCCTTCAGGTGTGAATTCTTTTCCTGGAGAGAGTTCTATAACATCCACGTTTACCCCATCCAGAATATATTCATAAGCTCCAAGCACTGTTGAAAACCAGTCTTCAGTCCCGTCAGGGCCATAAATCCTCATATCAGTCTTTCCTCTGAGCCAGTTCGCTTTCACGAGAGGGATCAGGTCAGCTACGTGGTCAAGGTGAAGGTGTGAAAGAAGTACGGTATCAACGTTCGTATGTAAGATTCCGGCATCGGGAAAACGGCTCAAAACACCGCTCCCGCAGTCAATAAGCAGAGGTTTTTCCTCAAGCCTGACCATTACTCCTGACTGTACCCGACCCTTTTGAGGGATCGCAACTCCAGTGCCAAGAAATGTAATCTCCATAAGGTAGAGAATAAACTTTAAATAATTTAACTTTATTTAAAGCATGTCTGCGTAACAAAGTTTTTGCGGCTCAAAATTGACTGATTTTTCCCCAGGAGCGAGGGTTGCCCAGCCAGGCCAAAGGCGTCGGACTTAAGATCCGATATCGAAGGATTTCGTGGGTTCGAATCCCACCCCTCGCATTTGTTTTTTGTTGTTATATCTATCTCAGGATCTATTTTTAGGACACAGGTAGCTCAAAAAAGTGTACACTCATGTAGAAATGGCGTACACTAGTTAATTTTTAAAAGTTAACTCCCCAAGAATAACCAAAAAAATAAGGTTATAGAAATTTTAGCAACTAGAAGTATAATATTAGTTTTATTTTTTGTCTTCTTTATTCCATTCCATTAAAGCCTTCTCTATAGATATCAATGTAAAAATAGTAGTATTGAATATCTCGTCTGGGTGTTGTGGCATCCAGCTGATT
This window of the Methanosarcina mazei S-6 genome carries:
- a CDS encoding MBL fold metallo-hydrolase, whose product is MEITFLGTGVAIPQKGRVQSGVMVRLEEKPLLIDCGSGVLSRFPDAGILHTNVDTVLLSHLHLDHVADLIPLVKANWLRGKTDMRIYGPDGTEDWFSTVLGAYEYILDGVNVDVIELSPGKEFTPEGFDCEITCAAAAHSVPTLAYRVTAEDGEFVYSGDTEPCRDVMDLAVETDLLIHECSFPAGTKVTNHTTPVTLAEMLEEYNMEIGSICLTHFYPEMRGHEREAVHRLKGYGDGEIILAEDLMRLEL
- a CDS encoding glycosyltransferase codes for the protein MNKQLKVLFIGTYVPKECGIATFTFDLLNSVAGVHEDIRCEVIALNDPSETYDYPEEVVFQIERNKLEDYHRAADFINQSDADIVCLQHEFGLFWGNAGDHIFTLLSGINKPVITTLHTVIREPLPEYRASTEKLIQYSEKLVVMSQTAVDMLKEVYKVPDEKIEVIFHGLPDYPFNDCAKYKRILNVKGSPLILTFGLLSQNKGIESMLDALPEVVNKYPGLIYLILGATHPVVKKHSGEAYREYLKKRVSELGLEKNVVFHDKFVEKEELCNYILASDIYASPYLSREQIVSGALTYAIGMGKAIVSTPYWYAREMLADDRGILVDFGDKDGFKNSLLYLIENPDECNKMRKKAYDFGRKMTWKNIGKEYNTVFAKALKNYNTYPRIQNRFNFLPDHPPEVKLDYLKLLTDDVGIIQHSNLGVPARHHGYSTDDVGRGLVALTQLIDSQEKAEELWKLITTYMSFLEHAQTETGHFHNFMNYKREFLDKEGSEDTLGRAVYGLGHVVSCPYISKNIRTLAHTLISKSKPHMEKLNYPRAKAYIMCGLYEMLRAGVDADEFESTFVSRRDAVKSINALVDRDTFESIFTIHADSLVELYESNHKEGWNWFEPTITYSNAKLSESLILAYNYTKNRTYRKVGLATLDFLTEIQWKGDFFDIVGNQGWYSCNGEKPIFDQQPIEAGYLTQAYISAYETIRERKYLELARYSFEFFLGRNRLRTPMYDSSTGSVCDGLNCDGMNCNQGAESVICYLVALNSLNRHSDKAYGTLFQQAASEEVMPKRKSLLSVNQAE
- a CDS encoding glycoside hydrolase family 130 protein — protein: MAIWKDHGELFVRYKRNPILTVEDWPYQANSVFNPAAVIVDGKTLLLVRVEDHRGFSHFTIARSDNGIDGWVIDPEPTFAPDPVNYPEEIYGIEDPRITYIDEIGKWAVAYTAFSDSGPLTALAFTEDFKTFERIGPTLPPENKDAAIFPVKFKDRWAMLHRPVSNIAGAKANIWISFSPDMKYWGEHEVLLYARDGGWWDARKIGLSPQPIRVSDGWLIMYHGVRQTTSKASYRLGMALLDPDDPRKVLHRSEGWIFGPRELYERSGDVNDVVFPCGWVLFDDEIRIYYGSADTSVSLATAKVSDVLKYIHECPEEQCPDEYCRFFEGHKQVTPR
- a CDS encoding glycosyltransferase codes for the protein MSLLTEGLVKRGIDVTLFATADSHTSGKLHAVCPRPYEEDKNIHVKVYECLHISEVFERADEFDIIHNHFDYLPLTYSRLVDTPVVTTVHGISSRRILPVYKKYNNSTFYVSISDAYRCDELEYIATVHHGIDTGSFPFNESPEDYLLYISRIHRDKGTKEAIEVAKRTGMRLKIAGFIADPEYFENEVAPHIDSEQIIYEGHVSHQHKKDLLSHARALLHMINYEEAFGLGVVEALTCGTPVIAINKGAMPELIIDGETGFLVNGVEEAVDAVQKLGSISRKKCRESVEIRFSVERMVEDYIKVYETILEKYRREEKRPWGFYEILTEKPGYKVKRITVLPQEEISLQRHAHRQEHWYIVSGEGLVTKNTDQIRVFSGDSVDLGVKEIHRVKNTGGQNLVFIEIAQGDYLGEDDIERFEDKYGRA